The following coding sequences lie in one Cannabis sativa cultivar Pink pepper isolate KNU-18-1 chromosome 5, ASM2916894v1, whole genome shotgun sequence genomic window:
- the LOC115717784 gene encoding zinc finger BED domain-containing protein RICESLEEPER 2-like has protein sequence MHDKDKSKDKDKDKETDKEKEGCENEKGNGRPEKKQIIGKKTSSGISKVFAVKVDNASSNDVALRKLKGHLLEKDNTFPLNGEIFHMRCSTYILNSIVSDGLKELNEAISSIRNAVRYVRSSPARMKRFKESCMDANIDTKALLCLDVAARWNSTYMMLEAAIKFKKAFDNLEGDANYTRYFDEERMVGLQVI, from the exons ATGCATGACAAGGACAAGAGCAAGGACAAGGACAAAGACAAGGAGACAGACAAAGAAAAAGAGGGATGTGAAAATGAAAAAGGGAATGGAAGACCGGAAAAGAAGCAAATAATTGGAAAGAAAACATCTAGT GGTATCTCCAAAGTATTTGCAGTGAAAGTTGACAATGCTTCTTCAAATGATGTTGCACTAAGAAAATTGAAGGGGCACTTGTTGGAAAAGGATAATACATTTCCACTAAATGGTGAAATATTTCATATGAGGTGTTCGACTTATATCTTGAATTCGATAGTAAGTGATGGTTTGAAAGAGTTGAATGAAGCTATTTCAAGTATTCGAAATGCGGTGAGATATGTGAGGTCATCTCCAGCTAGAATGAAAAGGTTTAAAGAAAGTTGTATGGATGCAAATATTGATACAAAAGCCTTGTTATGCTTAGATGTTGCTGCTAGATGGAACTCCACCTACATGATGTTAGAAGCTGCTATAAAATTCAAGAAGGCTTTTGACAATTTAGAAGGAGATGCAAACTACACAAGGTACTTTGATGAAGAAAGAATGGTTGGTCTGCAAGTAATCTAG